From one Lolium rigidum isolate FL_2022 chromosome 4, APGP_CSIRO_Lrig_0.1, whole genome shotgun sequence genomic stretch:
- the LOC124647468 gene encoding uncharacterized protein LOC124647468, with translation WGGSQQLSWSSLHADLLNLIADRVIASDLLDYVRFRAVCVGWRDSTPCPHGHGVVDPRFHPRQWMMLPEGSGLQPGHPALGGYVRFFNVSTGAFVRVHLPCFKNHSVLDCPEGLLLLEHEKDSAMRLLHPFTGDVAEFPPLSSLIQHLIKLRFNKGQNTAQLRCGFFNIFAAVSVRADHTVTVMLAISNVGHVAYASTGDRQWTLASWEMGGMWTAVPFHGSFYVVREWKRNPSIMRIDPPDGSSPSFWSSTPPQKVATCPTEQMTKPYLVVCNSELILVGYADKHSRLVVLRLADLLLGASALPLMSIGDNALFIGPRNMTVNSKNLPCVQGNSITILTTSGSDGQLLQYDLAKGTRSVVCDGNFLKFSWPIPRPYSLVHHIVTCCHRLFWSSGHIWRDNESEVYMQWGARARARVPVSLYLHLLQVHDGRNF, from the exons TGGGGCGGCAGTCAACAACTGTCCTGGTCTTCTCTGCATGCTGATCTGCTCAATCTGATTGCGGACAGGGTTATCGCAAGCGACTTGTTGGACTACGTCAGGTTCCGAGCGGTGTGCGTAGGCTGGCGTGACTCCACTCCCTGCCCACACGGCCATGGGGTGGTTGACCCGCGCTTCCACCCACGCCAATGGATGATGCTCCCGGAGGGCAGCGGGCTGCAGCCTGGCCACCCTGCTTTGGGTGGCTACGTCCGCTTCTTCAACGTCTCCACTGGTGCCTTTGTTCGTGTCCACCTCCCTTGCTTCAAGAACCATTCCGTGCTTGACTGCCCCGAGGGCCTCCTACTGCTGGAGCACGAAAAGGACTCTGCCATGCGCCTCCTTCACCCCTTCACTGGTGATGTGGCCGAGTTCCCTCCCCTATCCTCCCTCATCCAACACCTGATCAAGTTGCGCTTCAACAAAGGCCAGAATACTGCCCAATTAAGGTGTGGCTTCTTCAATATCTTTGCGGCTGTCTCTGTCCGCGCGGATCACACTGTCACAGTCATGCTCGCGATCAGCAACGTTGGGCACGTGGCATATGCATCCACCGGTGACCGGCAATGGACTCTCGCAAGCTGGGAAATGGGTGGCATGTGGACAGCAGTCCCGTTCCATGGCAGCTTCTACGTGGTGAGGGAGTGGAAACGTAACCCCTCGATCATGCGCATCGATCCACCGGACGGATCCAGCCCTTCCTTTTGGTCGTCGACACCGCCGCAAAAGGTTGCCACATGCCCAACCGAGCAGATGACTAAGCCTTACCTGGTGGTGTGCAATTCTGAGCTTATTCTAGTTGGTTATGCAGACAAACACTCCAGGCTTGTGGTTCTTCGGCTTGCTGACCTCCTGCTCGGAGCCTCTGCACTACCATTGATGAGCATCGGTGACAACGCCCTCTTCATTGGCCCTAGGAACATGACTGTCAACTCCAAGAACCTACCGTGCGTCCAGGGGAACTCCATCACCATCCTTACTACTTCGGGTAGCGATGGTCAACTGCTCCAATACGATCTGGCAAAAGGTACCCGGTCAGTGGTGTGCGATGGGAACTTTCTAAAGTTCAGCTGGCCTATACCGAGGCCATATAGCCTTGTCCACCACATTGTCACTTGCTGCCACCGTCTTTTCTGGAGCAGTGGTCACATCTGGCGTGACAACGAATCTGAGGTTTACATGCAGTGGGGTGCCAGAGCACGCGCAAGA GTCCCAGTCTCCCTATATCTTCATCTGCTTCAAGTGCATGACGGAAGAAATTTCTGA
- the LOC124647469 gene encoding LRR receptor-like serine/threonine-protein kinase GSO2 — MTKETLGHRAGRLAACRPTGFYSVELRSEIGTAIMKKLHPIGLLHSFTCLLLCATIAPARADIRREAKALVNWKTSLASADGSLSSWLLANSTSPCHWMHITCNADGSAIRKLNISDASLNGTLDEFDFSAFPHLKKLILFQNDLYGTIPAGIGDLASLVQLEIIKNKCLMGTIPRSIGRLKQLTTLQLEGLGLDGALPEEIGNLTSLRKLSLYSINLTGSIPSTIGALTKLRLLHLRNTKLTGCIPLEIGNMTELLSMDLSQNYLQGQIPDTLSRLVKLRILELSKNQLGGHIIPELGNSSIISYINIARNSFSGAFPPSICMGGALTVVNAEYNKFTSLDDLTFQNCTTLERVEFTENNIVADLRGCFGKSLENLRSLILGKNQLHGTLLTDQGEVFLCNSTYLELLVLSSNNLHGHLSKCLWDLPYLQFVDLSSNSFSGVVPFSATPKLVLKSLHLANNNFRGNFPSVLKKSKRLVTLDMGGNNFSGAIPSWISKSLPRLRFLLLSSNMFDGIIPPQILQFRQLQLLDLSKNKLTGPIPNDFANFTGMTQEQVGNMTYRFLQAEKLQIVWKNGGYVYTSTIAFMAGIDLSCNLLSQEIPKGLTTLLGVRYLNLSRNHLSGGIPRDIGNLALLESLDLSQNQLSGEIPPSIADLKDLGTLNLSSNGLSGRIPTGSQLQTFLDPSIYSNNHGLCGSPLQDCVNPSASKQNETDQDEDRETLLLYCFVAAGVIFGFWLYWSMLLFCNKPWICEFYQQIDNIQDKVITKIAAYRTCGLE, encoded by the coding sequence ATGACAAAAGAAACACTGGGGCACAGAGCTGGCCGGCTGGCTGCCTGCAGGCCTACAGGTTTTTATTCAGTGGAACTGCGAAGCGAAATTGGCACTGCCATCATGAAGAAGCTCCACCCCATAGGCCTCCTCCACTCTTTCACTTGTCTTCTGCTCTGTGCCACCATTGCACCAGCGAGAGCCGACATCCGGCGTGAAGCTAAAGCACTCGTGAACTGGAAGACTAGCTTGGCCAGCGCCGATGGGTCCCTAAGCTCTTGGTTGCTGGCCAATTCCACCAGCCCCTGCCACTGGATGCACATCACCTGCAATGCAGATGGGAGCGCCATTAGAAAGCTCAACATCAGCGATGCTAGTCTCAATGGCACACTTGACGAGTTCGACTTCTCGGCTTTTCCCCACCTGAAGAAACTCATCCTCTTTCAAAACGATCTGTACGGTACCATTCCAGCAGGGATCGGTGACCTGGCAAGCTTGGTGCAATTGGAGATCATCAAGAACAAGTGTTTGATGGGCACAATTCCACGCAGCATTGGCCGGCTGAAGCAGCTCACCACACTGCAACTGGAAGGTTTGGGGCTTGATGGTGCACTACCAGAAGAGATTGGTAACTTGACAAGCTTGAGGAAGCTCTCTCTCTATTCAATCAATTTGACAGGATCAATCCCTTCAACAATCGGGGCACTTACAAAGCTCCGCTTGTTGCACCTGAGAAACACCAAGCTGACAGGCTGCATCCCGCTGGAGATTGGCAACATGACAGAATTGTTGTCCATGGACTTGTCACAGAACTATTTGCAAGGGCAGATACCAGATACATTATCTCGTTTGGTGAAACTAAGAATCTTGGAACTGTCAAAGAATCAGCTCGGAGGCCACATTATTCCTGAGCTTGGGAATAGCAGCATCATATCATATATCAACATTGCACGCAACAGCTTCTCTGGGGCGTTCCCGCCATCCATCTGCATGGGAGGGGCACTGACCGTAGTCAATGCTGAATACAACAAATTTACAAGCCTTGACGATCTGACCTTTCAAAACTGCACGACCCTGGAGCGTGTTGAATTCACCGAAAACAACATTGTTGCAGACCTAAGAGGCTGTTTTGGCAAGTCTTTGGAAAACCTTCGGTCGTTGATTCTCGGTAAAAACCAACTGCATGGCACGCTTCTGACAGATCAGGGAGAGGTATTTCTTTGTAACTCTACTTATCTAGAACTCCTGGTCCTATCGAGCAATAACTTACATGGACATCTGTCCAAGTGTTTATGGGACTTACCATATTTGCAATTCGTCGATCTCTCCAGCAACTCATTCAGTGGTGTTGTTCCATTCTCAGCAACACCTAAACTTGTTCTCAAGTCTCTACACCTAGCCAATAACAATTTCAGAGGAAACTTTCCTTCGGTTCTTAAGAAAAGCAAGAGGCTTGTCACCTTAGACATGGGGGGCAATAACTTCTCAGGTGCAATACCTTCTTGGATAAGTAAGAGCTTGCCCAGACTAAGATTTcttctactctcatcaaacatgtTTGATGGCATCATACCACCGCAGATATTACAATTTCGCCAACTCCAGCTGTTGGACTTGTCAAAAAACAAGCTAACTGGACCCATCCCAAACGATTTTGCAAACTTCACTGGCATGACGCAAGAACAAGTTGGAAACATGACATACCGCTTCCTGCAAGCAGAGAAGCTCCAAATAGTTTGGAAGAATGGGGGTTATGTTTACACCAGCACGATAGCATTCATGGCAGGTATCGACTTATCCTGCAACCTTCTTTCACAAGAGATCCCAAAAGGGCTCACAACACTTCTTGGAGTCAGATACCTAAATTTGTCAAGAAACCATCTATCAGGTGGTATTCCGAGAGACATTGGCAATCTGGCATTGCTAGAATCGCTGGACCTTTCACAGAACCAACTCTCGGGGGAAATTCCTCCAAGTATTGCAGATCTGAAGGACCTGGGCACTCTGAACCTCTCGAGCAACGGTTTATCTGGGAGGATACCAACAGGAAGCCAGCTGCAGACATTCTTAGATCCTTCAATATACAGCAATAATCATGGGCTATGCGGTTCTCCATTGCAGGACTGTGTAAATCCATCAGCATCAAAGCAGAATGAAACAGACCAAGATGAAGATAGGGAGACATTGTTGCTGTATTGCTTTGTGGCTGCTGGGGTTATCTTTGGATTCTGGCTATACTGGAGCATGCTCTTATTTTGCAATAAGCCATGGATATGTGAGTTCTATCAACAAATCGACAACATACAAGATAAGGTAATTACCAAGATTGCTGCATACCGCACATGCGGCCTTGAATGA
- the LOC124705504 gene encoding cyanate hydratase-like, which yields MEESGASARAAVPRLMAAKAESGKSFSDIAAETGLTNVYVAQLMRRQAQLKPETAPALRAAVPALTDELLEQMMRPPFRSYHPDIVHEPAIYRLNEAVMHFGESIKEIINEDFGDGIMSAIDFYCSVDKVQAADGKTRVVVTFDGKYLPYTEQKSEHMSARADSNIS from the exons atggAGGAGAGCGGCGCGAGCGCGAGGGCGGCGGTGCCGCGGCTGATGGCGGCGAAGGCCGAGTCCGGGAAGAGCTTCTCGGACATCGCGGCCGAGACGGGGCTCACCAACGTCTACGTCGCGCAGCTCATGCGGCGCCAGGCGCAGCTCAAACCCGAGACGGCGCCCGCGCTCCGGGCGGCCGTCCCGGCGCTCACGGACGAGCTCCTGGAGCAAATGATGCGGCCGCCTTTCCGGTCCTACCATCCGGACATCGTCCACGAGCCCGCCATATACAG ACTGAATGAAGCTGTTATGCATTTTGGAGAGAGCATCAAGGAAATCATCAACGAGGACTTCGGGGATGGAAT TATGTCGGCTATAGACTTCTACTGTTCAGTTGACAAGGTTCAAGCGGCTGATGGGAAAACTCGTGTGGTAGTCACATTTGATGGGAAGTATCTGCCATACACTGAGCAG AAATCTGAACATATGTCGGCGAGGGCGGACAGCAACATATCATGA